One part of the Musa acuminata AAA Group cultivar baxijiao chromosome BXJ1-5, Cavendish_Baxijiao_AAA, whole genome shotgun sequence genome encodes these proteins:
- the LOC135673985 gene encoding nucleoside hydrolase 3-like produces MGICLGRKSCPVQAKPRRILLDTDMDTDDFFALVYLLKQSRSQFDLKAVTISANAWTDAAHAVNHVYDILYMMGRDDIYVGVGGDGGILDDGTILADVGGYLPLIEQGLSTAGDCRYRQAIPVGVCGRLDINTNYGLRRSFLPQGERRYIPLQQPTAQQVMIDTVSAGRTTLFVIGSHTNVALFLMTNPHLKTNIEHIYSMGGGVRSKNPTGCCPPDAANPYCKPRQCGDRGNLFTAYTSNPYAEFNMFADPFAAYQVLHSGIPVILVPLDATNSIPVSREFFDAFEQQQLTLEAQYCFRSLELARDTWFGDQFYTSYFMWDSFLSGVAISIMQHADSYLGENEFAEMEYLNITVVTSNEPYGVNDGSNPLFDGRAVPKFNLQTAGVHSGHVQTGPQDPFCFVKGGDKGKCQDGYTKEVSNSEAVQVLVAQRARPNRDVHSPMNRQFFKSFLDVLNLHHQSGRFNLTTQFPYYREILYKPNFANQTRGRPVIFDMDMSAGDFLALIYLLKAPLEMIDLKGILVSGNGWATAATIDVVYDILHMMGRDDIPVGLGHVNALGTPTLGCKYVKAVPHGSGGLLDSDTLFGLARTLPRSPRRYTAEKSAVQFGAPRNDDRRALGQASALQVWQSISKSLRPRHSKITVLTSGPLTNLASILDVDKSGNKVIQNVYVVGGQVIDGKDKAGNVFSVPTNKYAEFNMFLDPLAAKMVMESNLTITLIPLNAQQKVISFERILQTLQLAEKTPESTFAHQLLSLLYQLQRKQPKQYHHMEIFLGELLGAVFLVDHSKLNPVMQIKPIRVLTGNLSQDGQITVDKCGKSVNILDSFDSEAYYNVFADLLGDKRQSAVIGSFDEQKKMWSKPQ; encoded by the exons ATGGGCATCTGCCTTGGTCGGAAGTCCTGTCCGGTGCAAGCGAAGCCTCGCCGGATTCTCCTCGATACCGACATGGATACCGACGATTTCTTCGCACTCGTGTACCTGTTGAAGCAGAGCCGATCCCAGTTCGACCTCAAG GCTGTTACGATTAGTGCCAATGCATGGACAGATGCTGCGCATGCTGTCAATCATGTATACGATATTCTTTACATGATGGGCAGAGATGACATTTATGTCGGAGTTGGAGGTGATGGTGGAATATTAGATGATGGTACCATACTTGCAGATGTTGGTGGCTATCTTCCTCTGATCGAACAG GGCTTGTCCACAGCAGGTGATTGCCGTTATCGACAGGCTATTCCGGTGGGTGTTTGTGGGAGATTAGATATCAACACTAACTACGGCTTGAGAAGGAGCTTCCTTCCTCAG GGTGAAAGGAGATACATTCCTCTTCAGCAGCCCACAGCTCAACAAGTGATGATTGATACTGTATCTGCCGGCCGCACCACTTTGTTTGTGATTGGATCTCACACAAACGTTGCTCTATTTCTCATGACTAATCCACATCTGAAGACAAATATCGAACACATCTACAGCATGGGCGGTGGTGTGAGATCAAAGAACCCCACAGGCTGTTGCCCACCGGATGCAGCCAACCCTTATTGCAAGCCTCGGCAGTGTGGTGACCGCGGGAACCTGTTCACAGCGTACACCAGCAATCCGTATGCAGAGTTCAATATGTTTGCAGATCCTTTTGCCGCATACCAG GTCCTCCATTCTGGGATTCCAGTTATCCTCGTCCCACTTGACGCAACCAATAGTATCCCCGTAAGTAGGGAGTTCTTCGATGCATTCGAGCAACAGCAATTGACACTCGAGGCACAATACTGCTTCAGATCTCTTGAGCTTGCCCGTGATACCTGGTTCGGCGATCAGTTTTACACA AGCTATTTCATGTGGGACTCGTTTCTTTCTGGTGTAGCCATATCGATCATGCAGCATGCTGATAGCTATCTTGGCGAAAACGAATTTGCAGAGATGGAGTATCTCAACATAACAGTAGTTACTTCGAACGAACCTTACGGTGTAAACGACGGCTCAAACCCTTTGTTCGATGGACGCGCCGTCCCCAAGTTTAATCTGCAGACAGCCGGAGTGCACAGTGGCCATGTTCAAACTGGACCGCAGGATCCGTTCTGCTTTGTGAAGGGAGGTGACAAAGGGAAATGCCAG GACGGATACACCAAGGAAGTATCTAACTCAGAAGCAGTTCAAGTACTGGTTGCACAGAGAGCAAGACCTAATCGAGATGTTCACAGCCCAATGAACAGGCAATTCTTCAAGAGTTTTCTGGAt GTCCTTAATCTCCATCACCAATCCGGGCGTTTCAACCTTACCACACAGTTCCCTTATTACAGAGAGATTTTGTACAAGCCAAATTTTGCAAACCAGACAAGGGGAAGGCCTGTCATATTTGACATGGACATGAGTGCTGGGGACTTCCTTGCACTAATATATCTGCTCAAAGCTCCTCTGGAGATGATAGACCTCAAG GGAATATTGGTGAGCGGCAACGGCTGGGCAACTGCTGCAACAATAGACGTCGTGTATGATATACTGCACATGATGGGGCGTGATGACATCCCTGTTGGTCTGGGCCACGTCAATGCGTTAGGAACTCCGACGCTTGGCTGCAAATACGTCAAGGCTGTTCCTCACGGCAGTGGTGGGCTTCTCGACTCCGATACGCTCTTTGGGCTCGCTCGTACGTTGCCTCGGAGTCCCAGGAG GTATACAGCTGAGAAATCCGCCGTGCAGTTTGGAGCTCCAAGAAACGATGATCGCCGTGCACTCGGACAGGCATCAGCTCTGCAAGTTTGGCAGTCCATCTCAAAGTCACTGCGGCCAAGGCATAGTAAGATCACTGTGCTGACGAGTGGACCTCTTACTAACTTAGCCAGCATCCTCGATGTGGATAAGAGCGGAAACAAGGTCATCCAG AATGTTTATGTAGTTGGTGGGCAAGTCATTGACGGGAAAGACAAGGCAGGAAATGTCTTCAGTGTTCCCACAAACAAATATGCTGAGTTCAACATGTTCCTTGACCCTTTAGCTGCAAAGATGGTTATGGAGTCGAACCTGACGATCACACTTATTCCTCTCAATGCTCAGCAGAAGGTGATTTCCTTCGAGAGGATCCTGCAAACTTTGCAACTTGCAGAGAAAACTCCtgaatcaacttttgcacatcaaTTGCTGTCGTTGCTGTACCAGTTGCAGCGGAAGCAACCAAAACAGTACCATCATATG GAAATATTTCTAGGGGAACTCCTGGGTGCAGTTTTCTTGGTTGATCATTCTAAGCTAAACCCAGTCATGCAAATAAAACCCATCAGGGTTTTAACTGGAAATCTGAGCCAGGATGGGCAGATTACAGTAGATAAATGTGGGAAATCGGTCAACATATTAGATTCTTTTGATAGTGAAGCATACTACAATGTGTTTGCAGATTTATTAGGTGACAAGCGGCAGTCTGCTGTGATTGGCAGCTTCGACGAACAGAAGAAAATGTGGAGCAAACCCCAATGA